A single window of Synechococcus sp. C9 DNA harbors:
- a CDS encoding pentapeptide repeat-containing protein — MSEVRLGVTDVLVAYEGGRRRFGGVNLSFADLSQRDLRGVDFSDGILVGVNFQAANLGGAKFRRANLSGANLSHANLTGAVFDQADLVRADLTQAQLGGAQLTEADLAASCLQGADLTGATLTQARCHGSNWREVVGIGADLRETQLVGADLAGADLSGADLSHSRCQQAHLLGTDLSGANLTGANLYQAQVAAAVWDWADLSQTIMPDGQMGA, encoded by the coding sequence ATGTCGGAAGTCCGCCTAGGGGTGACGGATGTATTGGTCGCCTATGAGGGGGGTCGCCGCCGGTTTGGGGGGGTGAATCTGAGCTTTGCCGACCTGTCCCAGCGGGATTTGCGGGGGGTGGATTTCAGCGACGGGATTTTGGTGGGGGTGAATTTCCAGGCGGCGAATTTGGGGGGGGCTAAGTTCCGGCGGGCGAACCTGAGCGGTGCGAATCTCAGCCATGCCAACCTCACGGGCGCCGTATTCGACCAGGCTGACTTGGTACGGGCGGATTTGACCCAGGCGCAGTTGGGGGGTGCCCAGTTGACGGAGGCGGATTTGGCGGCAAGCTGTCTCCAGGGGGCGGATTTGACCGGTGCGACGCTTACTCAAGCCCGCTGTCACGGCAGTAATTGGCGGGAAGTGGTGGGCATCGGCGCTGACCTGCGGGAAACCCAGTTGGTGGGGGCGGACTTGGCGGGGGCGGATTTGAGCGGGGCTGACCTGAGCCACAGCCGGTGTCAACAGGCGCATCTCTTGGGGACGGATTTGAGTGGGGCAAATTTAACGGGCGCCAATTTGTACCAGGCGCAGGTGGCGGCGGCGGTTTGGGACTGGGCGGATTTATCCCAAACAATCATGCCGGACGGGCAAATGGGGGCTTAG
- the hflX gene encoding GTPase HflX produces MHESLAGTGLYGDIRGLKPAQLRQLQRLYRLRLPQDVLITPELGQRLWQITLLIEAPVCLYVNRRGQILRVAVGTPETTRVPLYELPRYGAGRLSGWRCLSTALHPDAPSHADLTTLMEQRWDALVTVHGQQVSWAYPGSTTWVLSAPLPLPALAELDWLTQLQQAEQERHPVTVSTRTPDCQGVILVGTRPTTLSLSAFQAGLQEMALLIASAGAEVVATVVQTRAQGLGAGKIQEIRRLGRLQGVNVVVFNGDLSPAQVRNLEQQLEMRVVDRTELILDIFAQRARSQAGKLQVELAQLQYRLTRLTGQGQALSRLGGGIGTRGPGETRLETERRTIQRRIAHLQKQVEQLRQHRSRLRQQRQKREVPTVGLVGYTNAGKSTLFNALTRAEVYASDQLFATLDPTSRRLVLGASPQPLVLTDTVGFIENLPPPLWSAFRATLEELTEADLLLHVVDLSHPDWQAQMQAVETCLAQMSPVPGPTWLVFNKLDQVDSETLRQAQQTYPQALYIAARERIGLDTLRRALVGWLNHALAS; encoded by the coding sequence GTGCACGAGTCTTTGGCGGGAACCGGTCTGTACGGGGATATTCGGGGCTTGAAACCGGCTCAACTGCGCCAGTTGCAACGCCTGTACCGGTTGCGTTTGCCCCAGGATGTGTTGATCACCCCGGAACTGGGACAACGGCTGTGGCAGATTACCCTGCTGATTGAGGCTCCGGTGTGTCTCTATGTCAACCGGCGGGGGCAAATCCTGCGGGTGGCGGTGGGAACCCCGGAAACTACCCGGGTGCCCCTGTATGAGTTACCCCGGTATGGGGCGGGGCGGTTGTCTGGCTGGCGGTGTTTGAGTACGGCTTTGCACCCGGATGCTCCGAGTCATGCGGATTTGACCACCCTGATGGAGCAACGGTGGGATGCCCTGGTCACGGTGCATGGTCAGCAGGTGTCTTGGGCTTATCCCGGCAGTACGACTTGGGTATTATCGGCACCCTTGCCCCTCCCTGCCCTGGCGGAATTGGACTGGCTGACCCAACTGCAACAGGCGGAACAGGAGCGTCACCCCGTCACGGTTTCCACCCGTACCCCGGACTGCCAGGGGGTGATTTTGGTGGGCACCCGACCGACGACCCTTTCCCTGAGTGCCTTTCAGGCGGGCTTACAGGAAATGGCATTACTCATCGCCAGTGCGGGGGCAGAGGTGGTGGCGACGGTGGTACAAACCCGAGCGCAGGGGTTGGGAGCGGGGAAAATCCAGGAGATACGCCGGTTGGGGCGACTCCAGGGGGTGAATGTGGTGGTCTTTAACGGGGATTTGTCCCCAGCGCAGGTACGCAACCTGGAGCAACAGTTGGAAATGCGGGTGGTGGACCGCACGGAACTGATCCTGGATATTTTTGCCCAGCGGGCCCGTTCCCAGGCGGGTAAATTGCAGGTGGAATTGGCGCAATTGCAGTACCGCCTCACCCGCTTGACGGGGCAGGGGCAGGCACTTTCCCGGTTGGGGGGGGGTATTGGCACCCGGGGGCCGGGGGAAACCCGTCTGGAAACCGAACGGCGCACCATTCAACGGCGGATTGCCCATTTACAAAAACAGGTGGAGCAGTTGCGGCAACATCGCAGTCGTCTGCGCCAACAACGGCAGAAGCGGGAGGTACCGACGGTGGGTTTGGTGGGATACACCAATGCGGGCAAATCCACGTTGTTTAATGCCCTCACCCGGGCGGAGGTGTATGCTTCGGATCAGTTGTTTGCCACCCTGGACCCCACCAGCCGCCGGTTGGTCTTAGGAGCCAGCCCCCAGCCCCTGGTGTTAACCGATACGGTGGGATTTATCGAAAACCTGCCGCCGCCCCTGTGGTCTGCCTTTCGAGCCACCCTGGAGGAACTGACCGAGGCGGATTTATTGCTCCATGTGGTGGATTTATCCCATCCCGATTGGCAGGCGCAAATGCAGGCGGTGGAAACCTGTTTAGCCCAGATGTCCCCGGTGCCCGGCCCCACGTGGCTGGTGTTTAACAAACTCGACCAGGTGGATAGTGAAACCCTACGGCAGGCGCAACAGACCTATCCCCAGGCTCTCTACATCGCCGCCCGGGAGCGGATTGGCTTGGATACCCTCCGGCGAGCCTTGGTGGGGTGGTTAAACCATGCCCTGGCCAGTTAA
- a CDS encoding pentapeptide repeat-containing protein, with translation MNAEELLERYRTGEREFIGQDLSGVDLYKAALNGVNLSEANLTGADLSGAKLTGAYLAGANLTQAKLKQAILREADLSDCILVGATLVQGKLLGAVLAGADLSRADLSGANLSRADVSGAVLIQGELTSVNLSGAYLHRVDAREANFWQADLCRAVLREANLAQASLREADLSRAILRLANLQGANLKGASLNGAVLQSANLRSAYLVEADWQKAVLTDVDLTGATLPNGAVMDAALG, from the coding sequence ATGAACGCAGAAGAGCTATTGGAACGGTACCGCACCGGCGAGCGGGAGTTCATCGGTCAGGATTTATCCGGTGTGGATTTGTACAAAGCGGCACTGAACGGGGTGAATTTAAGCGAAGCCAATCTGACTGGCGCTGACCTGAGTGGGGCGAAATTGACGGGGGCGTATCTCGCCGGAGCCAACCTCACCCAAGCCAAGCTGAAACAGGCGATTTTGCGGGAAGCCGACCTGAGCGATTGCATCCTGGTGGGTGCCACCCTGGTGCAGGGGAAATTATTGGGGGCGGTGTTGGCGGGGGCGGATTTGTCCCGGGCGGATTTGAGTGGCGCCAACCTGAGCCGGGCGGATGTGAGCGGGGCGGTGCTGATCCAGGGGGAATTGACCAGTGTGAATTTATCGGGAGCCTATTTGCATCGGGTGGATGCCCGGGAAGCGAATTTTTGGCAGGCGGACTTGTGTCGGGCGGTTCTGCGGGAAGCAAATTTAGCGCAAGCCAGTCTGCGGGAGGCGGATTTGTCCCGGGCGATCTTGCGCTTGGCGAATCTCCAGGGGGCCAACCTGAAAGGGGCGAGTTTGAACGGGGCGGTACTCCAGTCTGCCAATTTGCGCTCAGCCTATTTGGTGGAGGCCGACTGGCAAAAAGCGGTCTTAACCGATGTGGACTTGACCGGGGCTACCCTTCCCAACGGGGCGGTGATGGATGCGGCGCTGGGCTGA
- a CDS encoding chaperonin family protein RbcX, with protein sequence MDYPHIARQTSRVLSSYLTYQAVRVVVGQLSQTDPPLAIWLNGFSATGKIQDGEQYLRELLQERQELALRVMTVREHLAETILDVLPEMVRADIQQANIQQRKHHLERITQVASSEAATWPELES encoded by the coding sequence ATGGATTATCCGCACATTGCCCGCCAAACCAGCCGTGTCCTGAGCAGTTATCTCACCTACCAGGCTGTGCGGGTGGTGGTGGGGCAACTTTCCCAGACCGACCCCCCCCTGGCCATCTGGCTGAATGGGTTTTCGGCCACCGGCAAAATCCAGGACGGGGAGCAATACCTGAGGGAGTTGTTGCAGGAACGGCAGGAACTGGCCTTGCGGGTCATGACCGTGCGGGAACACCTGGCGGAAACTATCCTCGATGTCCTACCGGAAATGGTGCGGGCGGACATTCAGCAGGCCAATATCCAACAGCGCAAACACCATTTGGAGCGCATCACCCAAGTTGCCTCCAGCGAAGCGGCCACCTGGCCGGAATTGGAATCTTAA
- the purS gene encoding phosphoribosylformylglycinamidine synthase subunit PurS, with product MPPEPPTPLPVYRAEIYITLKPSVLDPAGTAITKGLQQQQYEGVQQVRIGKYIELTLTATDPATAHAQVERMCQEVLTNPVIETYRFTLEAGR from the coding sequence ATGCCCCCAGAACCCCCCACGCCCTTGCCGGTCTATCGGGCGGAAATTTACATCACCCTCAAGCCTTCTGTCCTTGACCCGGCGGGGACAGCCATTACCAAAGGCTTGCAACAACAGCAGTACGAGGGGGTGCAACAGGTGCGGATTGGCAAATACATTGAACTAACATTAACCGCCACAGACCCCGCCACCGCCCATGCCCAGGTGGAACGGATGTGCCAGGAAGTGCTGACCAATCCGGTGATTGAAACCTATCGCTTTACCCTGGAGGCGGGGCGGTGA
- a CDS encoding ribulose bisphosphate carboxylase small subunit: MKTLPKQRRYETLSYLPPLTDAQIAKQIQYILDKGFIPAVEFNETSSAEEHYWTMWKLPLFGATSTQEVLNEVQACRYEYPDAYIKVVAFDNIKQCQMISFIVHKPAKI, from the coding sequence ATGAAAACCTTACCTAAGCAACGGCGGTACGAAACCCTTTCCTACCTGCCCCCGTTGACCGATGCCCAAATCGCCAAGCAAATCCAGTACATCTTGGACAAGGGCTTTATCCCGGCGGTGGAATTTAATGAAACCTCCTCGGCGGAAGAACACTACTGGACCATGTGGAAATTGCCCCTATTCGGTGCCACCTCCACCCAAGAGGTGCTGAATGAAGTCCAAGCCTGCCGCTACGAATACCCGGATGCCTACATCAAAGTGGTGGCCTTCGATAACATCAAGCAGTGTCAGATGATTAGCTTCATCGTCCACAAGCCTGCTAAAATATAG
- a CDS encoding putative peptidoglycan glycosyltransferase FtsW: MVDTVRRWLFPFADPQVAEWSGSARWLQRLTFLWLAVGLVVLFSASFPVSLADHGDGFYYIKRQVAWAVMGILGYGAILRIPLKWWWQGAGFGLLVCAVLMGLTLSHGTEVNEATRWLALGPLLIQPSELVKPFLILQSSRLFANWFHLSWLTRALWLGVFGLVVGMILLQPNLSMAGLTGLTLWVLALAAGLPWFYLATTALGGATVAGLSLLVKEYQRRRVISFLDPWADPLGHGYQLVQSLLAVGSGGIWGTGLGLSQQKLFFLPIQHTDFIFAVFAEELGLVGSLLFLGFLLVYASLGLRVAMGAETQPGLRLVALGGTVLLVGQSLLNMGVATGVLPTTGLPLPFFSYGGNSLLASFLLAGLLVRVARETQRGAVIPWRRG, translated from the coding sequence ATGGTGGATACAGTTCGCAGGTGGCTTTTCCCCTTTGCTGACCCGCAGGTGGCGGAGTGGTCCGGGTCTGCCCGCTGGTTGCAACGGTTAACCTTTCTCTGGTTGGCGGTCGGATTGGTTGTTTTATTTTCCGCATCCTTCCCGGTGAGTTTGGCGGACCATGGGGATGGGTTTTATTACATCAAACGCCAGGTGGCTTGGGCGGTCATGGGTATCCTGGGCTACGGGGCGATCCTGCGGATACCGTTGAAATGGTGGTGGCAGGGGGCGGGGTTCGGGTTGCTGGTGTGTGCGGTGCTGATGGGGTTGACCCTTTCCCACGGGACGGAGGTGAATGAGGCGACCCGGTGGTTGGCACTGGGACCGTTGTTGATCCAGCCTTCGGAACTGGTGAAGCCGTTTTTGATCCTGCAAAGCAGTCGCTTGTTTGCCAACTGGTTTCATTTGTCCTGGTTAACTCGGGCGTTGTGGTTGGGGGTGTTTGGGCTGGTGGTGGGGATGATTTTGCTCCAGCCGAATCTGAGTATGGCGGGGCTGACGGGGCTGACCCTGTGGGTGCTGGCGTTGGCGGCGGGGTTACCCTGGTTTTATTTGGCAACCACGGCTCTGGGGGGAGCAACGGTGGCGGGGTTGAGTTTGCTGGTGAAGGAATACCAACGGCGGCGGGTGATTTCCTTTCTGGACCCCTGGGCGGATCCCTTGGGGCATGGGTATCAGTTGGTGCAAAGCCTGTTGGCGGTGGGTTCCGGGGGCATCTGGGGTACGGGGTTGGGTTTGTCGCAACAAAAGCTGTTTTTCCTGCCGATTCAGCATACGGATTTTATCTTTGCCGTATTTGCCGAGGAGTTGGGGTTGGTGGGGAGTTTGTTGTTTTTGGGGTTTTTGCTGGTCTATGCCAGTTTGGGTCTGCGGGTGGCGATGGGGGCGGAAACCCAACCGGGACTGCGTTTGGTGGCTCTGGGGGGGACGGTATTGTTGGTGGGGCAGTCTTTATTGAATATGGGGGTGGCGACGGGGGTTCTGCCGACTACGGGGTTGCCGTTGCCCTTTTTTAGCTATGGGGGCAATTCCCTGCTGGCGAGTTTTTTGCTGGCGGGGCTGTTGGTGCGGGTGGCGCGGGAAACCCAGCGGGGGGCGGTGATTCCCTGGCGGAGGGGTTAG
- a CDS encoding HAMP domain-containing sensor histidine kinase: protein MTSPPWSPEFVTFCQAQLELLGQLLQVSHCTMYLRESAERWSFTPVATYPQNQAALPGSPWLTNAKPDQLVLPLLQGEVLLGLLVLLRPGMLWSGWEQEQLHRAAQTLVLAWRLEQQRQGWQTQAQNLALGQAQHRELLATVLHQLRSPLSALKTFAKLLYKRLAGTPNQEVLAGMLAQTERIAELLHRLEPTTPQPLLPGGTVPLLLPGLTQEPVAVVDVLTPLVMAAQLTAQERGLTLSYDPPVPSPIALADATALREVVSNLLDNSLKYTPKGGHIEVGTRATEDGVVIWVQDDGPGIPPAEQEQVFLRHYRGAQTAATTPGDGLGLAVVRELVHQMGGRITLISPPGTRMEVWLNRMAEGQT, encoded by the coding sequence ATGACATCCCCCCCCTGGAGTCCAGAATTTGTCACCTTCTGCCAAGCGCAACTGGAATTATTGGGGCAGTTATTGCAGGTTTCCCACTGTACTATGTACTTACGGGAATCGGCGGAACGCTGGTCATTTACCCCGGTAGCCACCTATCCCCAAAACCAAGCCGCCCTGCCCGGTAGTCCCTGGTTGACCAATGCCAAACCGGATCAATTGGTGTTGCCCTTACTGCAGGGGGAGGTTCTGCTGGGGCTGTTGGTGTTGTTGCGTCCGGGGATGTTGTGGAGCGGTTGGGAGCAGGAGCAACTCCACCGGGCGGCGCAGACTTTGGTGTTGGCTTGGCGGTTGGAGCAACAGCGGCAGGGCTGGCAAACCCAAGCCCAAAACCTAGCCCTGGGACAGGCACAGCACCGGGAATTGTTAGCCACAGTGCTCCACCAACTCCGCAGTCCCCTGAGTGCCCTCAAAACCTTTGCCAAATTGCTCTACAAACGTTTGGCGGGAACCCCCAACCAGGAGGTGCTGGCAGGGATGTTGGCCCAAACGGAGCGGATCGCCGAACTCCTGCATCGGTTGGAACCCACGACTCCCCAGCCGCTTTTACCTGGCGGCACGGTGCCCCTACTCTTGCCGGGGTTGACCCAAGAGCCGGTGGCGGTGGTGGACGTTCTCACTCCGTTGGTGATGGCGGCGCAGTTGACCGCTCAGGAGCGGGGGTTGACCCTCAGCTACGACCCGCCCGTTCCTAGCCCCATTGCCCTAGCGGATGCCACAGCCCTGCGGGAGGTGGTGAGCAATCTCCTGGACAATAGCCTCAAGTACACTCCCAAGGGGGGACATATCGAGGTGGGCACCCGGGCTACTGAGGATGGGGTGGTCATTTGGGTGCAGGATGACGGGCCAGGGATTCCCCCGGCGGAACAGGAGCAGGTTTTTTTACGGCACTATCGGGGGGCACAGACGGCGGCTACCACCCCTGGGGATGGGTTGGGTTTGGCGGTGGTGCGGGAACTGGTGCATCAAATGGGCGGGCGGATTACCCTGATCAGCCCCCCCGGCACCCGTATGGAGGTGTGGCTGAACCGGATGGCAGAGGGGCAGACTTAG
- a CDS encoding cation:proton antiporter, whose translation MQEDLRLIVDLLIVLATALGGGLLASALKQPPLLGYILAGVVIGPAGLAGIREVVQVETLAQFGVTLLLFSLGVEFSLGKLRRVGGVALGGGLLQMGLTVGLTAAAVSLTGWLAPMSGVVLGSILALSSTAVALKSLAETGQTESLAGQAMLGILIVQDLAVGLMLAVLPALTATGEGLGSALGFALLKLVGFSLGAFALGRWGVPPLLRFLAQRESRELFLLGVVCLCMGIALLTQALGLSSEMGAFVAGLMIADVEYADQTLDYVEPLRDVFGALFFASIGMLIDPQFILTHAPLIAGLVLLVMLGKFGVVVPVTRLFGYPWTMALIVGCGLSQIGEFSFILATAAQGLGLISRHLYLLVVGTTAITLLVSPVLLQWVVGFLEQWQMGTPPPEMPVAPIFREHIVIAGYGQIGQDVAQILAAHGCSLLILEQSEGAIAHLRGRGLPYLCGDATSWGILQRANLPQAQALVVTIPDLASIRLCLKRALQLAPDREVIVCAPRREHIDTLYRLGATKVIHPDFEASLGLSSHLLTQLGVPPQEIQMELAAIRNHHYQDLNLAEPACLLPLSPPSLSSAS comes from the coding sequence GTGCAAGAGGATTTACGGCTGATTGTTGACCTGTTGATCGTGCTGGCGACGGCTCTGGGTGGGGGTCTGCTGGCTTCGGCACTCAAACAACCGCCCCTGTTGGGCTACATTCTGGCGGGGGTGGTCATCGGTCCAGCGGGGTTGGCAGGCATCCGGGAAGTGGTGCAGGTGGAAACCCTGGCTCAGTTTGGGGTGACGCTCCTGTTGTTTTCCCTGGGGGTGGAATTTTCCCTGGGGAAGCTCCGGCGGGTCGGGGGGGTTGCCCTGGGGGGCGGCTTACTGCAAATGGGCTTAACGGTGGGGTTGACGGCGGCGGCGGTGTCCCTAACGGGCTGGCTGGCCCCCATGTCCGGGGTGGTGTTGGGAAGCATTTTAGCCCTATCGTCCACGGCGGTGGCGCTCAAATCCCTGGCGGAAACCGGGCAAACCGAGAGTCTGGCGGGGCAGGCGATGTTGGGCATTTTGATTGTGCAGGATTTGGCGGTGGGGCTGATGTTAGCCGTTTTACCGGCGCTCACGGCGACCGGGGAGGGGCTGGGGTCGGCGCTGGGGTTTGCCCTGCTGAAATTGGTGGGGTTTAGTTTGGGCGCCTTCGCCCTGGGACGGTGGGGGGTGCCGCCCTTACTAAGGTTTTTGGCTCAGCGGGAGAGCCGGGAATTGTTTTTGCTGGGGGTGGTGTGCCTGTGTATGGGGATTGCCCTGTTGACCCAGGCGTTGGGTTTATCCAGTGAAATGGGAGCATTTGTGGCGGGGTTGATGATTGCCGATGTGGAATATGCGGACCAAACGTTGGACTATGTGGAACCCCTGCGGGATGTGTTTGGGGCGTTATTTTTCGCCAGTATTGGGATGTTGATTGACCCCCAATTTATCCTCACCCATGCCCCCCTGATTGCTGGGTTGGTGCTGTTGGTGATGCTGGGCAAATTTGGAGTGGTGGTGCCGGTCACCCGCTTGTTTGGCTATCCCTGGACAATGGCGCTGATCGTGGGCTGTGGGTTGAGCCAGATTGGGGAATTTTCCTTCATTTTGGCAACGGCGGCGCAGGGGTTGGGCTTAATTTCTCGCCATCTCTACCTGCTGGTGGTGGGGACGACGGCGATTACCCTGCTGGTCAGCCCGGTGCTGTTGCAGTGGGTGGTGGGGTTTTTAGAACAGTGGCAGATGGGGACTCCCCCCCCAGAAATGCCGGTAGCGCCCATCTTTCGGGAGCATATTGTGATTGCGGGGTATGGGCAAATTGGTCAGGATGTGGCCCAGATTTTGGCGGCGCACGGCTGTTCCCTGCTGATTTTGGAGCAGTCGGAGGGGGCGATTGCCCATTTGCGGGGGCGGGGTTTGCCCTACTTGTGCGGGGATGCCACGTCCTGGGGGATTTTGCAACGGGCGAATTTGCCCCAAGCCCAAGCCCTAGTGGTGACGATTCCCGATTTGGCGAGCATCCGGCTGTGCCTGAAACGGGCGTTGCAATTGGCTCCTGACCGGGAGGTGATTGTCTGCGCCCCCCGCAGAGAACACATTGATACCCTCTACCGGCTGGGGGCGACCAAGGTGATTCACCCGGATTTTGAAGCCAGTTTGGGCTTGAGTAGCCATTTGCTCACCCAGTTGGGGGTACCGCCCCAGGAAATTCAGATGGAACTGGCGGCGATCCGCAACCACCACTACCAGGACTTAAACCTGGCGGAACCTGCCTGTCTCTTGCCTTTGAGTCCCCCGTCCTTGTCCTCGGCAAGTTAA
- the purQ gene encoding phosphoribosylformylglycinamidine synthase subunit PurQ, with translation MKCAIVVFPGSNCDRDMAWVTEQILQQPTRLVWHGETDLGEADLVILPGGFSYGDYLRCGALARFSPVMGAVVRHAQAGKWVLGVCNGFQILTEAGLLPGTLMRNRELRFICDQVAVRVERRDLAWTCQYDVNQILTLPIAHGEGCYYAEPPVLQELEQRRQVVFRYHGTNPNGSVAEIAGICNPQGNVLGMMPHPERASDADLGGTDGLGLFQGLLAWYAENACCRLSL, from the coding sequence GTGAAGTGCGCCATCGTGGTTTTCCCTGGGTCAAACTGTGACCGGGACATGGCATGGGTGACGGAACAAATACTCCAGCAACCCACCCGCCTGGTCTGGCATGGGGAAACGGATTTGGGGGAGGCTGACCTGGTGATTTTGCCGGGGGGGTTCAGCTACGGGGATTACCTGCGCTGCGGGGCGTTGGCACGGTTTTCCCCAGTGATGGGGGCGGTGGTGCGCCATGCCCAAGCCGGGAAATGGGTGTTGGGGGTGTGCAACGGGTTTCAGATTTTGACCGAGGCGGGGCTACTGCCGGGGACATTGATGCGAAATCGGGAATTGCGCTTCATCTGCGACCAGGTGGCAGTGCGGGTGGAACGCCGGGATTTAGCTTGGACGTGTCAGTATGATGTAAATCAAATTCTGACCCTGCCCATTGCCCACGGGGAGGGATGTTATTACGCTGAACCGCCGGTTCTTCAGGAATTGGAACAGCGGCGGCAGGTGGTTTTTCGTTATCATGGTACGAATCCCAATGGTTCAGTGGCGGAGATTGCGGGTATTTGCAATCCCCAGGGGAATGTGTTGGGCATGATGCCCCACCCGGAACGGGCAAGCGATGCCGACTTGGGGGGCACGGATGGTCTGGGGTTATTTCAAGGGCTGTTGGCGTGGTATGCTGAGAATGCCTGTTGTCGCCTGTCTTTATGA
- a CDS encoding metallophosphoesterase — protein MNAPVYRFAVLTDPHITTPATYRHYAHRLHRLEYSIPILEATLDRLSQQTLDFLLIPGDLTQHGEPENHTWLSKRLGQLPFPSYVIPGNHDIPPDPGAIPATEFPAYYRQHGYRDTEELYYAQEILPGLGLIGLNSNQFTPDGELIGTIDPRQWAWLEHLLNAQPWQNILVMVHHNVCEHLPNQSRSILGQRYLLDNRHALKNLLKKHGIQVVFTGHLHVQDIAEEEGFFDVTTGSLVSYPHAYRLLTWQAGQLRITTERITTLPEAPNLLADARRWMEERSPQFIVHLLTHPPLSLPLAQAQALAPRLGHFWADIAWGDARFRLPDLPSPVREFFEACSDRPPGDNEAVLPLPMRELCRKSA, from the coding sequence ATGAATGCGCCGGTGTACCGTTTCGCCGTTTTGACTGACCCCCACATCACCACCCCGGCGACCTACCGGCACTATGCCCACCGCCTGCACCGCCTGGAGTACAGCATTCCCATCCTGGAAGCCACCCTTGACCGCCTCAGCCAACAAACCTTGGATTTTTTATTAATTCCTGGAGACTTGACCCAGCACGGGGAACCGGAAAACCACACTTGGCTCTCCAAACGCCTGGGGCAACTGCCCTTCCCCAGTTATGTGATTCCCGGCAACCATGACATTCCCCCCGACCCAGGGGCGATCCCGGCGACGGAATTTCCCGCCTACTACCGCCAGCACGGCTATCGGGACACGGAGGAATTGTACTACGCCCAGGAAATTTTACCCGGTTTGGGGTTGATCGGCTTAAATTCCAACCAATTTACCCCCGATGGCGAACTCATTGGCACGATTGACCCCCGCCAATGGGCATGGTTGGAACATCTGTTGAATGCCCAGCCCTGGCAAAATATCTTGGTCATGGTGCATCACAATGTCTGTGAACATTTGCCCAATCAATCCCGGAGTATTTTGGGGCAACGCTATCTTTTAGATAATCGGCACGCACTGAAAAATTTATTAAAAAAACATGGGATTCAGGTAGTATTCACCGGGCATTTGCACGTCCAGGATATTGCCGAAGAAGAGGGTTTTTTTGATGTGACCACCGGTTCTTTGGTCAGCTATCCCCACGCCTACCGTTTGCTGACCTGGCAGGCAGGGCAACTGCGGATTACCACCGAACGGATTACCACCCTACCGGAAGCTCCCAATCTGCTGGCGGATGCCCGTCGCTGGATGGAGGAGCGTTCCCCCCAATTCATCGTGCATTTGCTCACCCACCCGCCCCTGAGTTTGCCTTTGGCGCAGGCGCAGGCGTTGGCACCCCGGTTGGGGCATTTTTGGGCGGATATTGCCTGGGGGGATGCCCGGTTTCGCTTGCCGGATTTGCCGTCGCCGGTGCGGGAATTTTTTGAAGCCTGTAGTGACCGTCCGCCGGGGGATAATGAGGCGGTGTTACCCTTGCCCATGCGGGAATTATGTCGGAAGTCCGCCTAG